A genomic window from Haladaptatus caseinilyticus includes:
- a CDS encoding M42 family metallopeptidase gives MHVSFEDLETLVEAPGAPGNEYAVADRFANLMEPHVDHVSFDAMGNVTATSEGSEDSDFEVMFAAHTDELGFLIDRVDENGFLTFRMLGGHYKGNLSGQRVRVGPDGVPGVIGPRCRHYMNEDEKESLPENLRIDIGATTSDDVAELGVEPGDYAIWDCGVTRLGNDRIAGRALDDRIALAILLAIAREEDVDATVHYVATVQEEVGLRGARAAGYSLDPDVAIALEIFPVDDYPAGRTDGVKATLDGGPVVEFGDGTSEYLFGGVIVDRQTRTWLQDAAEKIGVTIQHDLMLTGSTDATELQQVRGGRHAGAIAVPCRYSHSPVETLSMVDAEETADVLLSALNQEFPSRDEIRRPR, from the coding sequence ATGCACGTTTCGTTCGAAGACCTCGAAACGCTGGTCGAAGCACCCGGTGCGCCCGGAAACGAGTACGCCGTCGCCGACCGGTTTGCGAACCTGATGGAACCACACGTCGACCACGTCTCGTTCGACGCGATGGGCAACGTCACGGCGACGAGTGAGGGAAGCGAGGATAGCGATTTTGAGGTTATGTTCGCGGCTCACACCGACGAATTGGGGTTCCTCATCGACCGAGTGGACGAAAACGGGTTTCTCACCTTTCGGATGCTCGGTGGACACTACAAAGGGAACCTGTCAGGCCAACGGGTTCGCGTCGGTCCGGACGGCGTTCCCGGCGTCATCGGCCCGCGCTGTCGCCACTATATGAACGAGGACGAAAAGGAGTCGCTTCCGGAGAACCTCCGCATCGACATCGGGGCAACGACGTCCGATGATGTGGCCGAACTCGGCGTCGAACCCGGCGATTATGCGATATGGGACTGTGGCGTCACTCGACTCGGGAACGACCGAATCGCTGGTCGGGCGCTGGACGACCGAATCGCATTGGCAATCCTGCTCGCAATCGCTCGCGAGGAGGATGTCGACGCAACGGTACACTACGTCGCCACGGTACAGGAGGAAGTCGGCCTCCGTGGCGCCCGTGCCGCGGGATACAGTCTCGACCCCGACGTCGCCATCGCGCTCGAAATCTTCCCGGTGGACGACTACCCTGCCGGACGAACCGACGGTGTAAAAGCGACGCTTGATGGCGGTCCCGTCGTCGAGTTCGGCGACGGGACGTCGGAGTACCTCTTCGGCGGCGTCATCGTGGACCGACAGACCAGAACGTGGCTGCAGGATGCCGCGGAAAAAATAGGAGTAACGATTCAACACGACCTGATGTTGACCGGTTCGACCGACGCGACCGAGCTCCAACAGGTTCGCGGCGGCCGCCACGCCGGGGCCATCGCGGTTCCCTGTCGATACTCACATTCGCCGGTCGAAACGCTCTCCATGGTGGACGCGGAGGAGACTGCTGACGTGCTGTTGTCCGCATTGAATCAGGAGTTCCCGAGTCGGGACGAGATTCGGAGACCACGCTGA
- a CDS encoding DUF7556 family protein, translating to MTNSALDGRNEEAPEIVFAIDETADDRCPDRAIIADIVRDDAWVAVDLPDALVLEEWR from the coding sequence ATGACGAACTCAGCACTCGACGGACGAAACGAGGAAGCGCCGGAAATCGTCTTCGCGATCGACGAAACAGCGGACGACCGATGTCCCGACCGAGCGATCATCGCCGACATCGTACGGGACGACGCATGGGTCGCAGTGGATCTCCCGGACGCGCTGGTGCTGGAAGAGTGGCGATAA
- a CDS encoding ATPase domain-containing protein, with product MSTKRLSTGIRGLDTVLNGGLTGERSYVLRGDAGAGKTLVSLRFLEAGVERGDTALFVHCSKTRDELRQKAESIDIDAENVSFLGLHGETQLVDESPESFATNVSDTRLVGRVAERITELDPDRVVVDPVTRLRHLFSDSERYREEVVGLARHLKGRGATVLFTCRTDRYEHVPSVVDDGRLELRRSERTRTLTVPKAPNSARDGSHGMRISDDGIQIFPALDPVVSERDFEPESLSSGIPQVDQLLDGGIERGTTTVISGATGVGKTTFGTQFMKEAAGRGERSVVYMFEESTETFHERSRCINVPVERMVADGSLRLEEIEPVKRSSVEFSDMVRREVETHDTDIVMIDGVEGYNVSLRDDRLSLVETMQALCRYLKNLGVTVILITEHDSMTGQVKATGEGISYLADNIILLQHLELEGELRKAIGVLKKRTSDYERYLREFSITENGIKVGEPMDNLQGILTGMPRFGDDGEQISTEGH from the coding sequence ATGTCAACGAAACGATTATCCACGGGGATACGCGGGCTCGACACCGTTTTGAACGGTGGGCTTACTGGAGAGCGGTCGTACGTCCTTCGTGGCGATGCTGGCGCGGGGAAGACGCTCGTCAGCCTCCGATTTCTCGAGGCGGGCGTCGAACGGGGCGACACGGCCTTGTTCGTTCACTGCTCGAAAACGCGGGACGAACTCCGTCAAAAAGCCGAATCCATCGATATCGACGCCGAAAACGTCTCGTTTCTCGGGTTGCATGGCGAGACTCAACTCGTGGACGAATCACCAGAGTCGTTCGCCACAAACGTGTCTGATACACGACTCGTCGGACGGGTCGCCGAGCGTATCACCGAACTCGACCCCGACCGCGTCGTTGTCGACCCGGTGACGAGGCTTCGCCACCTCTTTTCCGATTCGGAACGGTATCGGGAGGAAGTCGTCGGTTTGGCACGTCACCTCAAAGGACGCGGAGCGACAGTGCTGTTCACGTGCCGTACCGACCGATACGAGCACGTACCGTCGGTCGTTGACGACGGTCGACTCGAACTCCGCCGAAGCGAACGGACTCGAACGCTTACCGTCCCGAAAGCGCCGAACAGCGCGCGGGATGGTTCACACGGAATGCGAATTTCCGATGACGGCATCCAGATATTTCCGGCCCTCGACCCGGTCGTGTCCGAACGTGATTTCGAACCCGAGAGTCTCTCGTCGGGCATTCCGCAAGTGGATCAGTTGCTCGATGGCGGTATCGAACGCGGAACGACGACGGTAATCAGCGGGGCGACCGGCGTCGGGAAAACGACGTTCGGAACGCAGTTCATGAAGGAAGCCGCCGGGAGGGGCGAACGTTCGGTCGTGTACATGTTCGAAGAATCGACCGAAACGTTCCACGAGCGAAGTAGGTGCATCAACGTTCCCGTCGAACGGATGGTAGCGGATGGATCGCTCCGACTGGAGGAGATCGAACCGGTCAAGCGCTCTTCGGTCGAGTTTTCGGATATGGTTCGACGCGAGGTCGAAACTCACGACACGGATATCGTAATGATAGACGGCGTCGAGGGATACAACGTCTCGCTTCGTGACGACCGACTGAGCCTCGTCGAAACGATGCAGGCACTCTGTCGCTACCTCAAAAACCTGGGGGTGACGGTCATTCTCATCACCGAACACGATTCGATGACTGGACAGGTCAAGGCAACGGGGGAAGGGATCAGCTATCTTGCGGACAACATCATTCTCCTTCAACACCTCGAACTGGAAGGAGAACTACGGAAGGCCATCGGCGTCCTGAAAAAGCGAACCAGCGACTACGAACGTTACCTCCGGGAGTTCAGCATTACCGAAAACGGAATCAAAGTCGGCGAACCGATGGATAACCTGCAAGGAATACTCACCGGAATGCCTCGATTCGGCGACGACGGGGAGCAGATCAGTACCGAGGGCCACTGA
- a CDS encoding Zn-ribbon domain-containing OB-fold protein, producing MSSDDEIDENGGLTYAEWRTRLESGDLVGLECRSCGHVTATPKRACIDCGGRNLTSNHLPHAGTVHSETTITVPPVGVDGPFQVGIVELGDARLLGRVEGDVEIGDTVELSGTVEVDGMPAPMFEARD from the coding sequence ATGAGCTCCGACGATGAAATCGACGAGAACGGCGGTCTGACCTACGCGGAATGGCGAACGCGTCTCGAATCGGGCGACCTCGTCGGACTCGAATGTCGGTCGTGCGGTCACGTCACTGCGACGCCGAAACGCGCGTGCATCGACTGCGGCGGCCGAAACCTCACGTCGAACCATCTCCCGCATGCGGGTACGGTGCACAGCGAAACCACCATCACCGTCCCACCGGTGGGGGTCGACGGTCCGTTTCAAGTCGGTATCGTCGAGTTGGGCGATGCACGCCTCCTCGGTCGTGTCGAGGGCGACGTCGAAATCGGGGACACAGTCGAATTGAGCGGAACCGTCGAAGTTGACGGGATGCCCGCCCCGATGTTCGAAGCACGCGACTGA
- a CDS encoding thiolase C-terminal domain-containing protein yields MPRAVVVGAGMTDFGPHDQPLEELFADAAFLAIDDAGVSLDEIDAFYFGNAMGGQAEDDTHLAPKLATHIGLQGIPCQRFEDACATSSNAFKHAVQAVEGGVHDVTLVGGAERCTPETGLGTGEMTKIFASAAHRQYEQPAGLTFPGVFALLTKRHMHEHGTTEAQLADVAVKNHYHGQFNPHAHFGRDTTTEAVLESPLVADPFHLMDCCPFSDGASAVLVVSDDLAENFDGEPVNVTGVGHRTDAVPLADKVSLSATQSARDAAREAYDQAGISSEDVDFAEVHDCFTGAEVLAIEAVGLFEDGTGARAAADGRTYVDGELPVNPSGGLKAKGHPIGATGTAQIVELTEQLRGTTGRRQVEDATTGIAHNLGGDAGTTVVTVMEERE; encoded by the coding sequence GTGCCACGAGCTGTCGTCGTCGGGGCTGGAATGACCGACTTTGGCCCACACGACCAACCGCTGGAGGAACTGTTCGCGGACGCCGCGTTTCTCGCGATCGACGACGCGGGCGTCTCGCTCGACGAAATCGATGCGTTCTACTTCGGCAACGCGATGGGCGGACAGGCCGAAGACGACACGCATCTCGCGCCGAAACTGGCGACCCACATCGGACTGCAGGGAATTCCCTGCCAACGATTCGAAGACGCGTGTGCGACCTCGTCGAACGCGTTCAAACACGCCGTTCAGGCGGTCGAAGGCGGAGTTCACGACGTTACCTTGGTTGGCGGTGCGGAACGCTGTACGCCCGAAACCGGCCTCGGAACCGGCGAGATGACGAAAATATTCGCGAGCGCTGCCCACCGTCAGTACGAACAACCGGCGGGACTGACCTTCCCCGGCGTGTTCGCGTTACTCACCAAACGCCACATGCACGAGCACGGTACGACCGAGGCACAGCTCGCCGATGTCGCCGTCAAAAACCACTACCACGGTCAGTTCAACCCTCACGCGCATTTCGGCCGCGACACGACGACCGAGGCGGTTCTCGAAAGCCCCCTCGTCGCGGACCCGTTTCACCTCATGGACTGCTGTCCGTTCTCCGACGGCGCGTCCGCAGTACTCGTCGTCTCGGACGACCTGGCGGAGAACTTCGACGGAGAACCGGTGAACGTCACCGGCGTGGGGCACCGAACGGACGCGGTTCCGCTGGCCGACAAGGTCTCGCTTTCGGCGACACAGTCCGCTCGCGACGCCGCGCGGGAGGCGTACGACCAAGCCGGGATCTCGTCCGAGGATGTCGATTTCGCCGAGGTTCACGACTGTTTCACGGGCGCTGAGGTTCTGGCCATCGAAGCGGTCGGACTGTTCGAGGACGGAACCGGTGCACGGGCGGCGGCCGACGGCCGAACATACGTCGACGGGGAACTCCCTGTAAATCCGAGCGGTGGCCTCAAGGCAAAGGGGCACCCCATCGGAGCGACCGGGACTGCACAGATCGTGGAGTTGACCGAGCAACTTCGGGGAACCACCGGCCGACGCCAAGTCGAGGATGCGACGACCGGTATCGCACACAACCTCGGCGGCGACGCCGGAACGACCGTCGTCACGGTCATGGAGGAGCGGGAATGA
- a CDS encoding TackOD1 domain-containing metal-binding protein — protein sequence MASPGTVRLLTALWEGSLDEIRPTLDVDTGEVTYPDATQQLDEQDGETFEVLETLAERDLLYREFQEKQYICPRCEAKGMQYTTACSTCESPQTIRTDRFRHPDCGYEGLREQFVAENGVVCPDCEAHLESLKHLESDAAHICEDCEEVFETPKHRLRCRECLYVAPPLQTIERILYRYYISDHGAQWVEEQLTARQLMVEILEARKLETSIDTTVTNGAGAETPVHVSAHDDLLDDHVIAAVHERPEEDDVRELQSIASDANARATLVTTSGEVVGADTADVIADEGISVLRLTRNDTLRREYEIVEKTDARNSFVGRIADIFKPQNG from the coding sequence ATGGCTTCACCGGGTACGGTACGGTTGTTGACCGCCCTCTGGGAGGGGTCGCTGGACGAGATTCGGCCTACGCTCGATGTCGATACGGGAGAGGTAACGTATCCCGACGCGACACAGCAGTTAGACGAGCAGGATGGAGAGACGTTCGAGGTGCTTGAAACGCTGGCGGAACGCGACCTCCTCTATCGTGAATTTCAGGAAAAGCAGTACATCTGCCCCCGGTGTGAGGCGAAAGGGATGCAGTACACTACGGCCTGTTCGACGTGCGAATCGCCGCAGACGATTCGCACGGACCGGTTTCGACACCCCGACTGTGGATACGAAGGACTACGCGAGCAGTTCGTCGCCGAGAACGGCGTCGTCTGCCCCGACTGCGAAGCGCATTTGGAATCGTTGAAACACCTCGAATCGGACGCCGCTCACATCTGTGAGGACTGCGAGGAGGTTTTCGAAACTCCAAAACATCGTCTTCGGTGCCGGGAGTGCCTTTACGTAGCGCCGCCCCTGCAAACCATCGAACGAATCCTTTACCGGTATTACATAAGCGACCACGGTGCGCAGTGGGTCGAAGAGCAGTTGACCGCGCGTCAGTTGATGGTCGAGATACTGGAAGCGCGAAAACTCGAAACGAGCATCGACACGACGGTGACGAACGGTGCGGGAGCGGAAACCCCGGTCCACGTCTCCGCACACGACGACCTGTTGGACGACCATGTCATCGCTGCGGTTCACGAACGCCCTGAGGAAGATGACGTTCGTGAACTGCAGTCGATCGCGTCCGATGCGAATGCGCGGGCAACACTTGTTACCACCTCGGGGGAAGTCGTCGGTGCCGATACTGCCGACGTTATCGCGGACGAGGGGATATCGGTCCTGCGTCTCACGAGAAACGACACGCTCCGACGCGAGTACGAAATCGTCGAGAAAACCGACGCACGAAACTCGTTCGTCGGACGTATCGCGGATATTTTCAAGCCGCAGAACGGATAG
- a CDS encoding mechanosensitive ion channel family protein — protein sequence MPTVPLPGFLQQLPVPDARILFSTFLLVVLVFVTWVLWKIAPRLKRRMDSRLVDVLLLTTSGLAAVLIGQYTLALWTDSAAPAPRVDVFSKLTSAGVRLGITFGVLAAAYIGAGMIVRLVDRFATGTGQVTSHQGEVIARVTEVSVYLFAGLLLLGVWRVDVRAFLIGAGFLGIIIGLAANETLSALIAGFTLMFSRPFEIGDWIRIPIEGDEGEEGIVTDITLFTTRIETFSGKYVIIPNDVVGSNIITNYGRKGRLRLEVEVGIDYSTDPYRAIAIAERTMTGLDDVLEVPSPRAVLTGFGDSAILLELRFWIDRPSSRRQWRATTAVVAAVKTTYDREGIKIPFPQHEVSPREGTAGFPLIDSRERERQIE from the coding sequence ATGCCGACCGTACCGCTCCCCGGATTCCTTCAGCAACTCCCGGTTCCAGACGCCCGAATACTGTTCTCGACGTTTCTGCTCGTCGTCCTCGTGTTCGTTACGTGGGTCCTGTGGAAAATCGCACCACGGTTGAAACGACGGATGGACTCGCGTCTCGTGGACGTCCTCTTGCTCACCACGAGTGGACTCGCCGCGGTTCTCATCGGGCAGTACACGCTCGCACTCTGGACGGACTCCGCCGCTCCGGCCCCGAGGGTTGACGTGTTCTCGAAACTAACGTCTGCCGGCGTTCGTCTCGGAATTACCTTCGGCGTGCTCGCGGCGGCCTACATCGGTGCGGGGATGATCGTTCGCCTCGTCGACCGTTTCGCCACTGGAACCGGGCAAGTTACGAGTCATCAAGGGGAGGTTATCGCTCGAGTGACGGAAGTCAGCGTCTATCTCTTCGCCGGATTGTTGTTGCTCGGGGTCTGGCGGGTGGACGTTCGCGCGTTCCTCATCGGGGCTGGATTCCTCGGCATCATCATCGGATTGGCCGCGAACGAAACTCTGAGCGCACTGATCGCCGGATTCACGCTCATGTTCTCGCGCCCGTTCGAAATCGGCGATTGGATACGGATTCCTATCGAAGGCGACGAGGGAGAGGAAGGAATCGTCACAGACATCACGCTGTTTACAACGCGAATCGAGACGTTCTCCGGCAAGTACGTCATCATCCCGAACGACGTGGTCGGCTCGAACATCATCACGAACTACGGGCGAAAAGGCCGACTTCGACTCGAAGTCGAAGTCGGTATCGACTACTCGACCGACCCCTATCGAGCGATTGCGATCGCGGAGAGAACGATGACGGGCCTCGACGACGTTTTAGAGGTCCCCTCCCCACGCGCCGTTTTGACGGGGTTCGGCGATTCCGCCATCCTGCTCGAACTTCGGTTCTGGATAGACCGACCGAGCAGTCGGCGGCAGTGGCGCGCCACCACGGCGGTCGTCGCGGCAGTGAAAACCACCTACGACCGGGAGGGAATCAAGATACCGTTCCCACAACACGAGGTGTCGCCGCGGGAGGGAACTGCCGGGTTTCCCCTCATCGACAGTCGGGAACGGGAACGGCAAATAGAGTGA
- a CDS encoding acyl-CoA synthetase translates to MSVHNLHDYDEKLETFDWNDIFDEADWNAPGELNIAHEVCDRHANDRGKVALYYAGRNGERETLTFWELAEQSNRFANVLSDLVDTGDRVFSYMPRVPEHYVALIGTLKAGGVWGGVNERFGPDGIAYRLDDCDAKVVVTTSKNRETIEKALDDAPSVEHVVVVSRDGTGIRRGDISYHAAMEDASTVFETVETGGEDDALLYYTSGTTGLAKGVLHKHRWVAGVAATQRFAVDLQPGDLYWSTGDLGWLTGPINTLGAWFWGASLFTYEGEFDPETWAELLDEFPISVLFSVPTAYRMLRENERVLEDASLDLRHALSIGEPLSAGVVAWGEDILGVTIHDTYGQTETGNMIINNYPTMEIRPGSMGKPLPGIEAAVVDPETGEPLEPGETGEIAQRGDYPCFFAEYWNKPEKTDACFVNDWYLSGDLGHLDEDGYFWFEGRADDVIISAGYRIGPFEVESSLGEHPAVAESAVVPKSHTERGNIVKAYVVPSEGTDPSSDLAEDIKRHVKEELSAHEYPREVEFVDELPKTVTGKIRRTELRDQTGE, encoded by the coding sequence ATGTCTGTGCACAATTTGCACGATTATGACGAAAAACTGGAAACGTTCGACTGGAACGATATCTTTGACGAAGCCGACTGGAACGCGCCGGGGGAGCTAAACATCGCACACGAGGTCTGTGACCGACACGCGAACGATAGAGGGAAGGTCGCCCTCTATTACGCCGGGAGAAACGGCGAACGCGAGACGCTCACCTTCTGGGAACTCGCCGAGCAGTCGAACCGGTTTGCAAACGTCCTCTCCGACCTCGTCGATACGGGCGACCGCGTCTTCTCTTACATGCCGCGGGTACCGGAACACTACGTCGCACTTATCGGGACCCTCAAGGCAGGTGGCGTTTGGGGAGGCGTAAACGAACGGTTCGGACCGGATGGCATCGCCTATCGACTGGACGACTGCGATGCGAAAGTCGTCGTCACCACGTCGAAAAACCGAGAGACCATCGAGAAGGCACTCGATGACGCGCCTTCGGTCGAACACGTCGTCGTCGTAAGCCGGGATGGTACTGGAATTCGGCGCGGCGACATCAGCTATCACGCGGCGATGGAAGACGCGAGTACGGTGTTCGAAACGGTCGAAACCGGTGGTGAGGACGACGCTCTGCTATACTACACCAGCGGCACGACCGGTCTGGCAAAAGGCGTCCTCCACAAACATCGCTGGGTTGCCGGCGTCGCCGCGACCCAGCGATTCGCGGTCGATTTACAACCCGGCGACCTGTACTGGTCCACCGGCGACCTGGGGTGGCTGACCGGACCCATCAACACGCTCGGGGCGTGGTTTTGGGGGGCGAGTCTGTTCACGTACGAGGGCGAGTTCGATCCGGAAACGTGGGCCGAATTGCTCGATGAGTTTCCGATTTCGGTGCTGTTCAGCGTCCCGACCGCCTACCGGATGCTCCGCGAGAACGAGCGGGTTCTGGAGGACGCCTCCCTCGACCTGCGACACGCGCTCTCCATCGGCGAACCGCTTTCCGCGGGCGTGGTCGCGTGGGGTGAGGATATCCTCGGCGTCACCATCCACGACACCTACGGCCAGACGGAGACGGGGAACATGATAATAAATAACTATCCGACCATGGAGATCCGTCCCGGAAGCATGGGCAAACCGCTTCCGGGTATCGAGGCTGCCGTGGTGGACCCGGAAACCGGGGAACCGCTGGAGCCGGGTGAGACGGGAGAAATCGCGCAGCGAGGCGACTACCCATGTTTCTTCGCGGAGTACTGGAACAAACCCGAGAAAACCGACGCCTGTTTCGTCAACGATTGGTATCTCTCCGGCGATTTGGGGCATTTAGATGAGGACGGGTACTTCTGGTTCGAAGGACGGGCGGACGACGTTATCATCAGTGCGGGCTACCGAATCGGCCCGTTCGAAGTCGAAAGTTCGCTCGGCGAACATCCCGCCGTCGCGGAATCCGCCGTCGTGCCGAAGTCCCACACCGAACGCGGGAACATCGTGAAAGCCTACGTCGTCCCGAGCGAGGGTACAGACCCCAGTTCGGACCTCGCCGAGGACATCAAACGTCACGTCAAAGAGGAGCTTTCGGCACACGAATACCCCCGCGAAGTCGAGTTCGTGGACGAGTTGCCGAAGACGGTGACCGGAAAGATACGCCGCACCGAACTGCGCGACCAGACTGGGGAGTAG
- a CDS encoding DUF4397 domain-containing protein: MEQTRRRVLRAIGASGLAVFAGVSGAQQTTTTGGGGGSERAVGIRAIHAIPGGPNVDVFIDGDPVLQDVAFKDVSDYLEVQPGEYTVQVTPTGQGQGTALLEEQVTLEAPLDYTFAAAGTPDNPESFVFEDRNEIPSGNRVSVRAVHLSPDAPAVDIAADGDLLVEGLEFGNASQYVDLPAGSYTIEVRPAGENQAVASTDVTLDGGTVISMFAVGLLQTNNDAEALDLVTAVDSGGEGTTTTQEGTGTETTGAGTTTTQSS; encoded by the coding sequence ATGGAACAGACACGACGCCGAGTACTCCGAGCTATCGGAGCGAGTGGACTAGCCGTCTTCGCAGGGGTTTCGGGCGCACAGCAAACGACGACGACGGGTGGTGGCGGTGGCAGCGAAAGGGCCGTGGGCATAAGAGCCATCCATGCCATCCCCGGTGGACCGAACGTGGACGTGTTCATCGACGGAGACCCCGTTCTACAGGACGTGGCGTTCAAAGATGTCAGCGACTACCTCGAAGTCCAACCGGGCGAATACACCGTTCAGGTCACGCCGACTGGACAGGGCCAAGGGACCGCGCTTCTCGAGGAGCAGGTGACGCTCGAAGCGCCACTCGACTACACCTTTGCGGCAGCGGGAACGCCCGACAATCCCGAGTCGTTCGTGTTCGAGGACAGAAACGAGATTCCGTCGGGCAACCGGGTCAGCGTCCGAGCGGTCCACCTCTCGCCGGACGCACCGGCGGTCGATATCGCCGCGGACGGCGATCTGCTCGTCGAGGGACTCGAATTCGGCAACGCCAGCCAGTACGTCGACCTTCCCGCCGGGTCGTACACCATCGAAGTTCGACCTGCCGGGGAGAACCAGGCCGTCGCGTCGACCGACGTCACGCTCGACGGGGGTACCGTCATCTCCATGTTTGCCGTTGGCCTTCTGCAAACCAACAACGACGCCGAGGCGTTGGACCTCGTGACAGCGGTGGATTCGGGCGGCGAAGGAACGACAACGACGCAGGAAGGCACCGGTACGGAGACGACTGGAGCGGGGACGACTACGACGCAGTCGTCGTAG